AGATTTCCGTGTCGGCGCAGGAAGCGGTGCCGCAGCCGAGTCTGTCGGTGGATGAGAAAGTTCGGAGTCAGCCACCCAACGGACCGGTTCGGCCGGGCCAGATCGACGGCCCCGCAAATCCCGACAGCGTGCCTCGCGGCGTGATTGAAACAACTCCGATCGTCAATCCAACCGTGGTGGAGCAAGCAGCCGAGGCGGCCACGCCTCCCCCGGTTTCGACTCCGGTTGCGATTCAGACCCCTTTTTCCCCGCCGCCCCCTCCCCCACCCGTAAGGCCTCTCCCGCCCAATCGGATGGGGCAGCCGATGGTTCCCGGTTCCCGGCCTTCTATGCCGACGGGATCCAGGCCATCGATTCCTCCTCCCCCTCCGCCACGCACTTCTCCGCCCTATGAAGCAACGAGCAAGCCGGCATGGCCGATGGCCAGGGATTCAAAAGGACTTGTGAATCTCGATTTCGTGGACGCGGAAATTTCGGAAATCGCGAAGTCGATCAGCGAGCTGACGAAACGGAATTTCATTCTCGACGACAAAATCCGAGGAAAGGTCACGATCATTTCACCCACGCCCGTCTCCCCCGAAGAGGCCTATCAGGCCTTCATCTCGGCTTTGGAAGTCAAAGGCTTTACGATCGTCAAAGCGGGAAGACTTTTGAAGATCGTACCGTTGCGGGACATGAAGACGTTGCCGATTCCGACGGAAGTCGAGCACCCGGTGGGCGGTGACGACATTTTCGTCACCCGACTGATTCCGCTCAACTACATCAGCGCGGCGGAAATCGTGAAATCGTTGCGAGGATTGGTCTCCAAGAACGGCGATCTTATTTCGTACGATCCCACGAACACGTTGATTCTCACCGACAACCTGAGCAACTTGCGTCGGTTGATTAAGTTAATCGACCTGTTGGATCAAAAAGGCTTTCAGGACGTCATGGAGGTCATCAAACTCAAATACGCTCCGGCGACGGATACCGCCGACAAGATCCGAAATATTTTGGATCTCAAGGATCAACGCGGCGGCCAGCCGCCTGGAGCGCCTCAGCCGGCCGCCGGGGAAGGACAGGGTTCGCAGTCCATATCCAAAATCATTCCGGACGAACGGACAAACTCTCTCATCGTACTGGCGAATCGAGAAGGCTTGCGGCGTGTTCGCGAAATCGTCGAGAAAATCGATCAGTCGATCCAGAATGAAATCGGCAAGGGTCGAATCCATGTTCATTATCTCCAATACGCCGACGCCGGCGAACTCGCGGCCACCCTGGCCAGCCTGAGCGGCGGCGGAGGCGGCGGCATGCGAGGTGGCCGCCCGAAATCGACGGCCGGCAGCCGTCCCACCGGAACCATGTTTCCAACCCCTGGAGGTTCTTCGAGCCCTCCTCCGATTCAGCCCTCGGGTCCCGCCGGAGGCGCGATCGCGAGCATGGACCTCTTTGGCGGCGAAGTTCACATTACGTCGGATCTTCCGACGAACTCCCTGGTCATCACCGCCTCTCCGGCCGATTACGAAGCGCTTCTGCCGGTAATTCAAAAACTCGACGTGCGCCGTCCCCAGGCGTTCGTGGAAGCCATGATCTTGGAGGTGGATATCGACAAGGCTTTCGATTTTGGAACGGCCATGCACCTCGGCACCCAGTTCGGGGACAACAACGATACGACGCTTTTCGGCGCCACCAGTTTTGGAAGCACGAGCTCCATATTCTTGCCCACCGATCCGTCCGCTCTCGGCGGGATGACCGTGGGTCTGCAAGGCAAGACCATCGACATTCCGGTGGCCGGCGGACAGACGCTGACGATTCCCACGTACGGAGCGGTCTTCCGGGCGCTTCAAACCAACGGAACGGTCAACGTCCTATCCACACCCAACATCCTGACCAAGGATAATATGGAGGCGGAAATCATCGTCGGCCAGGTCGTTCCGTTCATCACCGCACAGGGACGCGACGTGAACAATCAGCCGATCAACCAGATTCAGCGCGAAAACGTGGCGATCACCCTGCGCGTCACGCCGCAGATCAACGAGTCGGACGACATAACGATGGATATTTTTCAGGAAATCCAGGACCTCGTTCCGGGCCCCGATGTTCAGACGTTCGGACCCACGACCTCCAAGCGGTCGGCGAAAACAACGGTGCTGGTGAAGGACAGCCAGACGGTCACCGTGGGAGGATTGATCAGCGATCAGGAACGGAATTCCATCAGCAAGGTTCCCGTACTCGGAGATATTCCGATCATCGGCTGGTTTTTCAAGACCAAGAGCAAGACGAAACGAAAAACGAGCCTGGCCATTTTTCTCACGCCTCACATCATCCGTGAACCGGAGGATCTGGAGAGCATGACCATCCGAAAGAATGTGGAACGCCTCCGCTTCCTCAAGGAAAACAACGTCCCGGATCATCCGGGTCTCGAAAAATATCATCTGGATCGCGAACTCCAAGCGCCCAAGAAACTGGCTCCCCCAACCAGTAGAAAGCCGGTGCCGGCGGACGGGCCGACGGCGGCCTTTTTGGGCACGACGGAAGGGGTCCCCGCGGCAACGATCGTGGAGGCGACCCCTCAATGAAATCCCCCTGGGATAAGGACCCCGGCACCGTGATCATCCATAACGAAGAAGTTACGGAGCACTGGAGCGCCGAAGAGCATCTCGCGAAACAGAAGGAAGCGGCGGCCAAGAAAACGCAGACTCCTCCTGTTCAACCGTCCAAAGCTCCGGTACTTCCGAAATCGTCCGCAGCTCCAAAGTCCGCGGCCCCCTCGGGGACTCCAGCCAGTGCTGAGGATGTGGGCCGAGCGATCGACGAGACGCTCGGCAAGATCGGCTCCCAAAAAGAGGAAGAGTTCACCGGTTCGCTTTCGGCAGCGGATTTCACGACGGCGAAGGGGGCGGATCTCCGGGAAATCCTTCTCACCACGACCAAACTGACGCGGGAGCAGCTCGACGAAGCGTTGGCCGCGGAACGAGACGCCGCCAACACCGAAATGATCGGCGACATTCTCGTGAGAAAGAAACTGATCACGGAGGACGATCTCCTTAATGCGCTGAGCCTTCAGCTCGGAATTCCCGTGGACCGCCAGCTGACGGTCGAAGAGGTGGCCCAAGAACTGATTGCAAAGGTCCCGATCAACTTCGCCAAAAAACACGGCATCGTTCCGCTGAAAAAACACCGAAACACGGCGTACGTAGCGGTATCAAACCCCCTCGACCTTTCGCCGATCGACGATCTTCGGATCCTTCTGCAAATGGACGTGAAACCGATCCTCGCGAAGAAGTCGCAGGTGCTCGACGTCATCAATCGCATTTACGACCGGCAGACCAAGGCCCACGAAGACCTCATGGAGGACCTGGAGGAACAAGGTTTCGACTCAATGGCGCTTCCGGAGACCCAAGACCTCCTCGACAGCGAGGACGAGGCGCCGATCATCCGCCTGGTCAACACCCTGCTCTTCCGCGCGGTGAAAGACCGGGCCAGTGACATCCACATCGAGCCGTACGAAAAGGAGCTGTCGGTCCGCTTCCGCATCGACGGCGTGCTGTACGAAATCATGAAACCGCCGAAACGGGCGCAGGCCTCCATCAGTTCCCGAGTCAAGATCATGGCTCAGCTCGACATCGCCGAAAAGCGGGTTCCCCAGGACGGGCGAATCAAAATCAAGATCGCCGGACGGGACGTCGATATCCGCGTTTCCACCCTGCCCACCTCGTTCGGCGAATCGATCGTCATGCGACTGTTGGACACCTCCCACGTCATCTTGAGTCTGGAAGATCTCGGGTTCAGCCAAGAACAGCTGCAAAGGGTCCAGCAGGTCATTTCGCAGCCGCACGGAATCTTTCTCGTCACGGGACCCACCGGTTCAGGTAAGACGACCACGCTATACGCCTGTTTGTCACGCGTGAATTCGAGTGAAGTGAAAATCATCACGGTCGAGGATCCGGTCGAAATTCAGTTGACGGGGATCGCTCAGATCCAGGTGCACGACAAGGTCGGTTTGTCGTTCGCCGAAGGACTGCGTTCGATCCTTCGCCAGGACCCCGACATCATCATGGTGGGAGAAATCCGGGATCTCGAAACCGCCGACATCGCCATCCGCGCGTCGCTGACCGGACACTTGGTTTTCTCCACGCTGCACACCAACGATGCGATCGGGTCCGTCACGCGTCTGATCAACATGGGAGTCCCTCCCTACCTCGTCTCTTCGTCCCTCACGGCGGTCATGGCTCAGCGTTTGGTGCGCGTCGTTTGCAAAGAATGCCGCGAGGCGTACAGCCCGTCGCCCCAGGAGCTGAAGGACTTGAACATCAACCCCGAAGTCGCTCGCAAGGCCACGATCTTCAGGGCGCGTGGATGCCCCAACTGTTTCAATACCGGGTACCGCGGTCGGTCCGGAATTTATGAAATTTTGGTCGTCGACGATCAGTTCAAGAATCTCATCGTCGGCGGCGCCGACGACACCACCCTCAAGAAAAATGCGAACGCCCGGGGAATGAAAACCCTTCGTGCCGACGGAGCCCAGAAGGTTCTGCAGGGAGTCACCACGATCGAGGAGGTCTTGGGCGCCACCCAAGACGAGCTGACGCTCTCGTAATATGCCGGTCTTCGAATACAAAGCGGTCACCCCCGCGGGCAAGAACATCAAAGGCATCATCGACGCACCCAACGCTTCGGAAGCGCGCAGCCGCCTTCGAAAGGAGGGCGTATTCCTGACGGAAATTCAGGAAACGAAAGGCGAGGAAACTCCCGCGGCTCCGGGAAACATCCGTTTTTCCCGGGGAGTATCGGCCCAGGACATCACGATTATGAGCCGGCAGCTGGCCACGCTTGTCGCCGCCGGAATCCCGGTCGTCGAATCGTTGACCGCCCTCGTGGATCAGGTGGAGAACGTTAAACTCAAGCGGGCGCTCTCGGACGTCCGTGAAAAAGTGAACGAAGGCAGCTCGCTTGCGGACGCCATGGCGGCGCACCCAAAGATCTTCGCCAACCTTTTCGTCAACATGGTTCGGGCGGGCGAAGCGTCGGGCGCTTTGGAAATCGTTCTGAACCGTTTGGCCGATTTCAACGAGAATCAGACCCGCCTTCGGGGCAAGATCGCCGCCACGATGGCGTATCCGGCGATCATGCTCTTCATCGGCGGCGCGGCGCTGGTCGTTATCTTCACGATGGTCATACCCAAGTTGGTCCGGCTTTATGAAGATTTAAAACAGGCGCTCCCTCTTCCCACACGAATTCTCATCGGCATCAGCCATTTCGCGACCTCGTATTGGTACGTCGTCGTCGCCCTGGCGATGATCGTGTTTTTCTCGGTCCGGGCCTATATCCGCACGCCGGCCGGGCGCCGAAGATTCGACAAATTCACGTTGAATATGCCGATATTCGGAGCCCTTTTCCGGATGGTGGCGATCGCCCGGTTCGCCAACACGCTTTCCACCCTCTTGGCCAGCGGCGTACCGATCCTTCTCGCGATGGATATCGTGAGAAAGGTCGTGAACAACGTCGTGCTCGCCGACGTGATCGAGCATGTGCGGACCAACGTTTCTCAGGGCGATTCGATCGCGGAGCCGTTTCGCCGGTCCGGGGAATTTCCGCCGCTCGTCACGCACATGATCGCGGTGGGAGAAAAAACGGGACAGGTGGAAGCGATGCTGACGAAAGTGGCCGAGACTTACAACAACCAGGTCGACGCCCGCGTGGCGACGCTGACGTCGCTCTTGGAGCCGGTGATGATCGTCATCATGGCGGTCGTGATCGGCTTTATCGTATTCAGCGTCATGTTACCCATATTCCAAATGAATCAAGCGATTCGATAAGGAGGATCCATGTTGAGACGTTCATTAAGGAAGTTCGCGGTCTCCCGACGTGAGGCGGGGTTCACACTGGTGGAGCTCATCGCCGTCATGGTGATTCTCGGACTGCTGGCCGGGATCGTCACGCTTGGAATCAACGCGCAGGTCCAAAAAGCGCGCGTTCGCACGGCGATCACTCAGATTTCACAACTGGGGCAGGCCATCTCCACCTTTCACCTCGACTGCGGATTTTACCCGGACGCCCTTCAATCCCTGATTTCTCCGCCCGCCGGCGGACGACAATGCAAGGGATACACGCCGGGCGGATATCTAGAAAAGAAAGAGATCCCGTCCGATCCCTGGGGAAACCAATACCACTTCACCTCGCCCGGCACGCATGACGCCGACCGATACGATCTGTGGTCCGACGGCCCGGACGGCCAAGAGGGGACGGGCGACGACGTCGTGAGCTGGTCGACCAACGAGGCCACGCAAGAGGAGTAATCGTGCGCGGAAACGACAGAGGGTTCACGCTGATCGAGCTCGTCTTTGTGATGGTGTTGGTCGCCCTCTTTTCATCCGTAGCGATTCCGTCCGCCGGCAATTTGCTTGGAATCAATTTGCGCTCTTCCACCACTCAAATTGGCGGTTATCTCCGCAGCGCGTACGAACAGGCCGTCATGCGCCAGGAAAAAATCCGCGTGCGGTTCGATCTGACTCGCAACACGTACTGGGCGGAAACGTACGAAGAACCGGCGCCCGTGCCGCCGCTCGATGAGAATACGAAGATCGAGGAGGTTCAAAGCGCGTTCGAGGATCGGGCCGCCCAGCCGCAACTCACTCCCGAGGAAGAGCTGGCTCAGGACCAGGCGCTTCATAAAAAGGTCGACGCAGGCAGCCTGCGAACAACCACCCTGCCCAACGGCGTGAAGTTTAAAGGCGTGTATATCGCCAGTGAGGGAAGGATCGTCGACAGCGGCGCACCGTGGGTGGATTTCACTCCCGGCGGCTTCGCGCCGAAGACGATCGTTTATCTGACGAACAAAAACGGAAGCCGGACGTACAGCATCGTGCTTCAGCCGATCGGCGGGTTATCGAGAATCGAATTGGGAGAGGTGCGCCCCGATGATGTTTAACCGATCCGAAAATAAGTTTGGGCTCCGGTCCCGACGGTATCCCCCAAGTCCATGCTCGTACCTGCGCGTGGACTTGGGTGCCCCCGTCGGGCCACCCAAACCTATTTTCTCTTCGCGCAAAACATCCTTCGTCGAAGGGTTTTCATTCATAGAAGTCATGGCGGCGATGGTGATTTTGTCGATGTCGCTCATCGTCCTCATGGATAGCCAGGGACAGTCCATGAATCTCGTCGGACGAGCGCAAGATCTGGAACAAGCATCTCTCCTGGCAAAATCGAAAATGGTCGAATTGACGGAAGAGGCCACGACGAAGGGAATCACGTCCCTTCGGGAAACCGAAAGCGGCGAGTTCGATCAAACGCAACATCCGGGCTACCTATGGCGTTATTGGATCGCCCCAATCCCTTCGCCCGACTTTGCCAAAATGATGGGCATGGCTACGGAAGGGGTGGACATCGGCGGCCTTGATGAAGAGACAAAAAACACTGGGAATGCAGCCGTCTTAGCGGGCCCCCTTCAAGCAATAGGTGATATCTGGGGAAAGGCGCTTCGGGAGGTTCATGTGGAAGTCACATGGGGAAACGAGAAGAACCCTCGAAGCTACGACTTGGTCACGCATCTGATTGCTCCAGAGGCAATTACCCAAGTTCAGGCCCTGGTCGGCATGCTCGGAGGCGGCCCGGCTGCGGGGAACCCTGCAAACCCCCAAACCGGAACAAATCCGAACACAGGACAAAAATCTTCGTCCCAGCCGTCCAACAGGGGTACCGGGCAGAATCAAGGAACCACCCGATGAAGGATCGAGGCTTTACACTTATCGAGGTCATTCTTGCTTCGGTCATCCTCGCCATCCTCGGCACGCTGACCTGGGGATCGATCGCGGCCACTTTTCAAACGCAACAAACGGTGTCCCGCCACACGGAGATGCAGGAAGTGGGGACGACAACCCTGACCAAGATACAGGAGGATTTAAGCCAGGTCTTTCATGTCGAAGCGCCCAGACCCCTCACCTTCTTTCGCGGCGAGGACAACATGGACCACGACCGCATTCTCTTCAGCGCTCTGTCGCATCTCCCCAGCGGACCCAATGCTCACGAGTCGGATGAGGCGGAGGTGGAGTACGTGACGGAGAGCAACACGTCTTCGGAAGGCCTCTATTTTCTCAAACGCCGCGAGAGCCCGTTTCTCGATGAAAAACCCGAGGAAGGAGGCGATTTCATCCCGCTCGCCTCGAACGTCGCCGCTTTTAATATCGAATACAGCGACGGAACGACGTTCCGACCGACGTGGGACATCCGCTCGTCGGACCAACTCAATAAGATGCCGAAGCTCGTCCGCATCTATCTCCGCTTGCGCGATGAAACGGGACGGGAGGCGGTCTTCGAAACCACCGTCGATATTCCTCTGTCCGAGAACCTAAGCGTTCAAGTCCAGCAACCCGCCGCCGGCGCCCCCGGGACAACGCAGCCGGGCACCATGCCCGGGCAGCCTGGCGTGCGGCCGACGACGACACCTGGAGCAAACCCCTCGGGAGCCAACCCATCGAATGATTTTGATTCCGGAGAGATCCGTTGACGAAGTTGCGGACGAGAGACCGGCGCGGCGTCGCCCTTCTCATGGTGCTCACGGCGATCGCCATTATCACGGCGGTGGTCGTGGAGGTGACCTATACCTCGCAACTTTCCGCGACGATCGTAACCAATCATCGGGATGGTCAAAAAGCCGTGGAGCTGGCACGAGCGGCGTTGCGATGGTCGATTTTCCGAATCCAGCTCGACAATGCGCTGGACCAAGTCCCGGCCGTAGCAAACACGAATTACGGCGGCCGCAAAGACGATCTCTCGGAAGTTCAGTGGGCCTTTCCGATTTCGTACCCGTTTCCCACGGCGGCGCTGGCAGCCGCCGGCTCACCTCAAGAAGGATCGGCGATTCCAACCGCGCAGAACCTGGAAACGCCGGACGGTTCCTTTGTAACGGTACTCAGCGATGAATCCGGCAAAATCAACCTCAATGATGTCGGACGCGGGGGTCCCCCCGGTCAGCAGCAACCTTCCGCGGCTATGGAAATTTTGGAAAATCTCCTGCTGTCCGACCGCTTCAGGATCTACTTCAAAGGCAAAGACCATCGAACGCTGCTCTGGGCGATCGAGGATTGGATCGACAGCGACAGTGAAATCAATCACCTCGGGGGCGGGATCGAGGACGCGGAATATCAAACGGTTAATCACGATCACCACGTCAAGAACGGGCCTTTCTATTCGGTGATGGAAATTCGAGAACTGGCGCCGATGAACGACAAACTCTACCGGGAGCTTCTCCCGTTCGTGACCGTCTACCCCTTCGACGCGCGCCTCCCCCGAATTTCCGCCGCGCCGGTGACCGCCATAGGGAAGATCAATGTGAACACCGCTCCCCTGGAGGTGATCGCGGCCCTGTTCAATCGCGAGGTTTTCCCGGAGCAGCAGCAACGATTGGAATGCGCCCAACAGGTTGTAAAGTATCGGAAGAACGTCGTCTTCCGGTCGATCCCCGATCTCATGAAATTCCTGGAACAGTCGTGCGGCGGAGCCCCGGCCGGCCAGGGCGCGCCGTCGATCCTCAGTTCCCGCGTCCAGCTCTACGTAAATGTGCGGACCGATACGTTTTCCACCGAAGCGACCGGTCTGGCCGGAAACGTCCAAAAAACGATCCGAGCCGTGATCTCGCGGCAGAACCCGACGCAGCCTAAGATTCTTTACTGGAAGGTGCTCTGATGCTTCAAAAAATTCTCGGACTCGACATCGGTTCGTATTCCATTAAGGCGGCCCTTTTCGAAACGACATTTCGATCGTACGAGTTGACCGATCTGTTTGAGTCGGCTCCGTTTGCGGCGGACGAACTCGCGCCGGAAGACCGGCCGGTGGTGATCACGGAAGCCATTCTTCGCCTTCTTCAAGATCATTCCATCGCCGCGCCGACCGTCGTTACGGCGATTTCCGGAATGGGCGTGTCGACCCGAATCCTTACGCTTCCGTTGCCGGCAAGACAGGTCTCGCGTGTTCTGCCGTTCGAACTCGAACCGTTCCTTCCGTTTGATCTCGATGAGATCATTGTCGACCATCACCTCATCTCCTCGTCGCCCACGGAATCGGTTTGTCTGGCCGCCGCCGTGAAGAAGGCAACGTTAGCGGAGCACGTCGCCCTCGTGAAAAACGCCAATCTCGACCCGGCCTTCGTCGGTCTCGACTCGCTCATGCTCTACAACTTAAGCCAGATGACACTTTCCCGGGATCCGGGAACCTATGCGATCGTCGATATCGGCCACCAAAAGACGTCGGTCTGTGTGGTTTCAAACGGCAACATCCAATACGTCCGGACGATTTTTACGGCCGGAAAATCAATTACGGACACGATACGGGAAGAGCTCGATTTGACGCTGGAACAGGCGGTCGAGGTCAAGCACAACCATGGAATTCTCGAACTGGAGAACCAGCCGCTCAAAAGCCCGGATCTCCGCCGCCTTTCCGCAGCGATTCGGACCGTCGTGGATCCCCTCATTCGGGAAGTCCTCCAAACGTTTCACGCCTATCGGGCCCAAGTCTCCAAAGGAAATCCAAGCCCGCAGGCCGTGGAGCGGATTTATCTCTGCGGCGGGGGATCTCTGCTTCGAAATCTGTCCGAATACATGAACGCGATCACGAACGTCCCGGTGAACCGGTTGCGGTTTTTTCCGGAGGACCACGAGGTTTCCCGAAAGCTCGGCAAAAAGGAGCCGGTTTTGGCGCAAGCCGTCGCGCTGGGCCTTCGGGC
The sequence above is a segment of the Bdellovibrionota bacterium genome. Coding sequences within it:
- the gspD gene encoding type II secretion system secretin GspD, producing MKPRNKTSSPSLKIGRISMACFLVSLSGFGIKISVSAQEAVPQPSLSVDEKVRSQPPNGPVRPGQIDGPANPDSVPRGVIETTPIVNPTVVEQAAEAATPPPVSTPVAIQTPFSPPPPPPPVRPLPPNRMGQPMVPGSRPSMPTGSRPSIPPPPPPRTSPPYEATSKPAWPMARDSKGLVNLDFVDAEISEIAKSISELTKRNFILDDKIRGKVTIISPTPVSPEEAYQAFISALEVKGFTIVKAGRLLKIVPLRDMKTLPIPTEVEHPVGGDDIFVTRLIPLNYISAAEIVKSLRGLVSKNGDLISYDPTNTLILTDNLSNLRRLIKLIDLLDQKGFQDVMEVIKLKYAPATDTADKIRNILDLKDQRGGQPPGAPQPAAGEGQGSQSISKIIPDERTNSLIVLANREGLRRVREIVEKIDQSIQNEIGKGRIHVHYLQYADAGELAATLASLSGGGGGGMRGGRPKSTAGSRPTGTMFPTPGGSSSPPPIQPSGPAGGAIASMDLFGGEVHITSDLPTNSLVITASPADYEALLPVIQKLDVRRPQAFVEAMILEVDIDKAFDFGTAMHLGTQFGDNNDTTLFGATSFGSTSSIFLPTDPSALGGMTVGLQGKTIDIPVAGGQTLTIPTYGAVFRALQTNGTVNVLSTPNILTKDNMEAEIIVGQVVPFITAQGRDVNNQPINQIQRENVAITLRVTPQINESDDITMDIFQEIQDLVPGPDVQTFGPTTSKRSAKTTVLVKDSQTVTVGGLISDQERNSISKVPVLGDIPIIGWFFKTKSKTKRKTSLAIFLTPHIIREPEDLESMTIRKNVERLRFLKENNVPDHPGLEKYHLDRELQAPKKLAPPTSRKPVPADGPTAAFLGTTEGVPAATIVEATPQ
- the gspE gene encoding type II secretion system ATPase GspE, with the translated sequence MKSPWDKDPGTVIIHNEEVTEHWSAEEHLAKQKEAAAKKTQTPPVQPSKAPVLPKSSAAPKSAAPSGTPASAEDVGRAIDETLGKIGSQKEEEFTGSLSAADFTTAKGADLREILLTTTKLTREQLDEALAAERDAANTEMIGDILVRKKLITEDDLLNALSLQLGIPVDRQLTVEEVAQELIAKVPINFAKKHGIVPLKKHRNTAYVAVSNPLDLSPIDDLRILLQMDVKPILAKKSQVLDVINRIYDRQTKAHEDLMEDLEEQGFDSMALPETQDLLDSEDEAPIIRLVNTLLFRAVKDRASDIHIEPYEKELSVRFRIDGVLYEIMKPPKRAQASISSRVKIMAQLDIAEKRVPQDGRIKIKIAGRDVDIRVSTLPTSFGESIVMRLLDTSHVILSLEDLGFSQEQLQRVQQVISQPHGIFLVTGPTGSGKTTTLYACLSRVNSSEVKIITVEDPVEIQLTGIAQIQVHDKVGLSFAEGLRSILRQDPDIIMVGEIRDLETADIAIRASLTGHLVFSTLHTNDAIGSVTRLINMGVPPYLVSSSLTAVMAQRLVRVVCKECREAYSPSPQELKDLNINPEVARKATIFRARGCPNCFNTGYRGRSGIYEILVVDDQFKNLIVGGADDTTLKKNANARGMKTLRADGAQKVLQGVTTIEEVLGATQDELTLS
- the gspF gene encoding type II secretion system inner membrane protein GspF — protein: MPVFEYKAVTPAGKNIKGIIDAPNASEARSRLRKEGVFLTEIQETKGEETPAAPGNIRFSRGVSAQDITIMSRQLATLVAAGIPVVESLTALVDQVENVKLKRALSDVREKVNEGSSLADAMAAHPKIFANLFVNMVRAGEASGALEIVLNRLADFNENQTRLRGKIAATMAYPAIMLFIGGAALVVIFTMVIPKLVRLYEDLKQALPLPTRILIGISHFATSYWYVVVALAMIVFFSVRAYIRTPAGRRRFDKFTLNMPIFGALFRMVAIARFANTLSTLLASGVPILLAMDIVRKVVNNVVLADVIEHVRTNVSQGDSIAEPFRRSGEFPPLVTHMIAVGEKTGQVEAMLTKVAETYNNQVDARVATLTSLLEPVMIVIMAVVIGFIVFSVMLPIFQMNQAIR
- the gspG gene encoding type II secretion system major pseudopilin GspG, with the translated sequence MLRRSLRKFAVSRREAGFTLVELIAVMVILGLLAGIVTLGINAQVQKARVRTAITQISQLGQAISTFHLDCGFYPDALQSLISPPAGGRQCKGYTPGGYLEKKEIPSDPWGNQYHFTSPGTHDADRYDLWSDGPDGQEGTGDDVVSWSTNEATQEE
- a CDS encoding prepilin-type N-terminal cleavage/methylation domain-containing protein yields the protein MRGNDRGFTLIELVFVMVLVALFSSVAIPSAGNLLGINLRSSTTQIGGYLRSAYEQAVMRQEKIRVRFDLTRNTYWAETYEEPAPVPPLDENTKIEEVQSAFEDRAAQPQLTPEEELAQDQALHKKVDAGSLRTTTLPNGVKFKGVYIASEGRIVDSGAPWVDFTPGGFAPKTIVYLTNKNGSRTYSIVLQPIGGLSRIELGEVRPDDV
- a CDS encoding prepilin-type N-terminal cleavage/methylation domain-containing protein; its protein translation is MKDRGFTLIEVILASVILAILGTLTWGSIAATFQTQQTVSRHTEMQEVGTTTLTKIQEDLSQVFHVEAPRPLTFFRGEDNMDHDRILFSALSHLPSGPNAHESDEAEVEYVTESNTSSEGLYFLKRRESPFLDEKPEEGGDFIPLASNVAAFNIEYSDGTTFRPTWDIRSSDQLNKMPKLVRIYLRLRDETGREAVFETTVDIPLSENLSVQVQQPAAGAPGTTQPGTMPGQPGVRPTTTPGANPSGANPSNDFDSGEIR
- the gspK gene encoding type II secretion system minor pseudopilin GspK, with product MTKLRTRDRRGVALLMVLTAIAIITAVVVEVTYTSQLSATIVTNHRDGQKAVELARAALRWSIFRIQLDNALDQVPAVANTNYGGRKDDLSEVQWAFPISYPFPTAALAAAGSPQEGSAIPTAQNLETPDGSFVTVLSDESGKINLNDVGRGGPPGQQQPSAAMEILENLLLSDRFRIYFKGKDHRTLLWAIEDWIDSDSEINHLGGGIEDAEYQTVNHDHHVKNGPFYSVMEIRELAPMNDKLYRELLPFVTVYPFDARLPRISAAPVTAIGKINVNTAPLEVIAALFNREVFPEQQQRLECAQQVVKYRKNVVFRSIPDLMKFLEQSCGGAPAGQGAPSILSSRVQLYVNVRTDTFSTEATGLAGNVQKTIRAVISRQNPTQPKILYWKVL
- the pilM gene encoding pilus assembly protein PilM, giving the protein MLQKILGLDIGSYSIKAALFETTFRSYELTDLFESAPFAADELAPEDRPVVITEAILRLLQDHSIAAPTVVTAISGMGVSTRILTLPLPARQVSRVLPFELEPFLPFDLDEIIVDHHLISSSPTESVCLAAAVKKATLAEHVALVKNANLDPAFVGLDSLMLYNLSQMTLSRDPGTYAIVDIGHQKTSVCVVSNGNIQYVRTIFTAGKSITDTIREELDLTLEQAVEVKHNHGILELENQPLKSPDLRRLSAAIRTVVDPLIREVLQTFHAYRAQVSKGNPSPQAVERIYLCGGGSLLRNLSEYMNAITNVPVNRLRFFPEDHEVSRKLGKKEPVLAQAVALGLRAAARGAAAKHVASLNFRKNEFAFARDFTGLKEKAVFFSKWITAIFVLALLHVGLRYENLSRQNSRVEAAVLRTFREIAPDVQNPPNNSTAALKILEERIQKFREKQEILTAGLNEMTALRILREISAMLPPDLPIDAQELTINRNTVTIRANTDSLASVDGIIASLQQHSKFKKIERGDTRESADGKKTFQITMSVGDEEPTPKDRRRP